The genomic segment GTCGCTGAAATAGAGCAGTGTCTGGGGCACCTCCTGACGCAGCACATCGCCCATCATGGCGCTACCCAGCACCGACTTTTCATGGGCGCGCATGCCCAGCAGCCCGTAGCAGACCTGATCGTCCGGGCCAGGAGTGGCCTCCAGATGGCGCCGCACGTCCTCGCTACGCCCCAGGGTGACCAATATCTCGTCGCTGCTGCCGAAAAAGCAGTGAATCAGGGAATCCGTAGTGAAGCTGTGATGGCCGATGTCCCGGGGGCCAGGGATGGCATCCACCAGCCGGACACAGTAGTCCCGGGCACGGTCCACCGCCGGGGCCAACTTGTGTTGGTAGTCCGACAGAACCTTCAGCAGTGGTGCCGCTGTTTCCACCGCATGGTCTACGGCGCCAGCCAGTCCTTCCGCCAGGGGCGGTTCGGGTTCCAGCCAGTGACGAACCTGCTTGAGGAAATCCATGGATAAACCACCAGGGGGACGGAATGTCGAGAGTACAGGATAGGAACAGGCTTGTCAGGATGCCGGCCGCGGATGCAGAGCTGGGCATCCACGCTCGGAACTCTCAGGTGGTGCGCCACACACAAGGCACTGCATGCACACGCTCTAAATTGCTGCCGATTCGACTCACTGTTCCGGCAGGGAATTCCATGCCGGAAAAATATTGGAAATGGCATCAGCTAATCCTCGGGCCACTATCTGACGACCGTCTGAACACCCAGTCTTATAGCTCCCGGGGAAAGATCGTGACCCCGCCCACCAGCGTGGCATCAACTTTCAAGTTCCGGAGCGCCTCAGGGCGCTTCCGGGGATCATCGCTCAACACCACCATATCCGCCAGCTTGCCAGGCTCAAGGGAGCCAATGCGATTTTCCTGATGAATCTGCCAGGCAGCGTCGATGGTCATCGCCCGCAGGGCCTCCATCACCGTCAGGCGCTGCTCGGGACCGATCGGCTGGCCGCTGCTGGATAGCCGGTTCACGGTGCTCCACAGGAGAAGCCTAGGATTCATCGGCGCCACAGGCGTATCCAGATGCACACTGAAGCGCAGGCCCTTTTGTTTCGCCCAGCGAGTGGGGCTGATGTTGGCGGCCCGCTCCGGGCCCAGAAAAATGTCCCGGTGGCGATCTCCCCAGTAGTAAGTATGGGCGGAGAAGAAGCTGGGGATCACGCTTAGCCGGGCCATCCGGTCGAGTTGGTCCAGCCGTGCCGTCTGGGCATGGACCAGGATGTGACGGATATCAGGGCGTGTCGTTTCCTGCTGCGCGGTCTCGATGGCATCCAACACATTGTCGATGGCGGCATCGCCGTTACTGTGGATGGCCAACTGGATACCTGCCCGGTGGTAGCGGCCGATTTCCTCCACCAACTGTTTCTGGTCCATGGTCGGGAAACCCCGATATTCCGCATCGCCGTGATAGGGCACATGGTAGGGATGGCCGAGAAACCCCGTATAGCCCTGGATGCTGCCGTCGCTGAAGAACTTCACAGCCCCCAGATGCAGGCGATCGGTGTCGTAGTCGACAGCCTTGAGCTTGCCATCACGCAGCTCGGGGCCGAGGGAATTCCACATCGGCCAGAGCTCCAGCCTCATCGGGATCAAACCGAAGCGGCTGGCCCAGGCTAGGCCCTGGGCCGATCGGCGATCGGTAGCACCATTCTGGGCGGTCGTGATCCCTTGGGCCGCATATTCGGCGGCGGCCTGGCGAACCATGCGAACGAAATCCAAAGGACCGATTTGCATCGCCAGCTTTTGCATTTCAATGGCCGAATTCTCCTGGACCAGGCCGGTGGCCTCGCCCCGAGCGTCGCGCACGATCACCCCCCCCGGCGGATTGGGGCTTCCGGGGCCGATGCCGGCCAAGGCCAGTGCCCGGCTATTGGCTACCCCCATATGGCCGGAGATGTGCCAGACGTAGATCGGATGTTCGGTGGATATCGCATCCAGATCCTGGCGGGTGGGGTGACGCCGCTCCGCCAGCAGCGTGTCGTCGTAGCCAAAACCGAAGACCCATTTACCTTTGGCCGTCTCCGCGGCCTTGGCACCCATACGGGCCTGCAATTGGGCCATCGTCTCCAGGGTGCCGATGGGCGGGCTGTTCAGGTCCACACCGATGACAGCCAAACCCGAGGCGGGGAAATGGCCATGGGCATCCACAAAACCCGGCAGCAGGGCCTTGCCCGCCAGATCGTGAATCACGGCGTCCTTGCCATAGCGGGCCTTCAGGTCATCGCTGTCCCCGACGGCGACAATGCGCTCCCCTTCCACGGCCAGGGCACTGACCACCCGATCCGCCGGATCCATAGTCAGTACCACGCCGTTGAGGAAAAGCTGACGTTGCGGCGGCTGGGGCAGAATGGTCTGCCAGAACAGCAAGGCCGCAACCGCAATCACGAGTAAGACTAGCGTCATTGCGACAATGGCAAGTTTGCGTTTCATGGAGAATATCCTGAAAGTTTTAATACTCCGAACAGGAGTATACAAATACTCCTGGCAGGATTATTTTGCAAGCCATGAAACCCTCCGCCGACCGGGCGCGGCTGACACCCACCTCCTACACCCTGCTGGGCCTGCTGGCCCGGCGACCTTGGTCCGCCTACGAACTCAACAAGTACATGCAGCTCTCGGCCCTGCGCCGCATCTGGCCCCGGGCCGAGAGCCGCATCTACGAAGAGCCCAAGAAGCTCGTCGCTCTGCGCCTGGCAGCCTTGACGGAGGAATATCAGGGAGCCCGCAGGCGCAGCGTCTACCGCATCACCGCCGCCGGCCGACGCGCCCTGAGCGCCTGGTTCGCGGAGCCCGGCGCGGATCTGGTCTATGAATACGAGCCTCTAGTCAAGATTCTCAACGGCGACCATTGCGACAACAGCGCACTCGTGGCCCTGGTCGAGGAAGTACGTCGCCACGCCCGGGACGAGGCGCGCCAGGTGATCGCTGCCTGCGAGCAGATATTGGCTGAAGGCTGGCGGATCCCCGAGACCGCCGAGCACAACGGCCTGATCATCGGTTTCATCCGGGAAAACATTGAAGCCCGGCTGCGCTGGGCGGATGCCGCTGAAAAGCGGCTCGGGGAGCGCCAGCGGGGCCGTTCCGAAACCGCCGAGGGCCGTGCCAGGCGCTGGTACCGAGAAGAGATCGAACTATTGAGGGCGCTGACGTAGCTCGCCCTTCACCGTCTACCGCATGGGCTGCAAACGCAAAGGGGCCGGTGAGGAGGGTAGTTTTAGGAGGGAGATTCAGGCAACCAATGATCGGCGATGCATGCCAAGACGTCATCGATAGCATGGGTAAGGGCAGGAGCCGTTGCTAACGGCTTTCGTCGCTTAATCTTTCACAATCTTGGTGACTGCTTTGGGCCGAGGTTTGGTCAGTGTCGCCGATGGCGAGACATCCCCTCCGTGTTGTACCTGAAAGACAACGAGATCTGTCGAGATTTTGAGTCGCGTGGCAAGTGTGCGGGAAATATTGCGATAGAGCTGGGCGGAAACTCGAGGTATACGAACCAGGCTTTCGTAATCAATCCTCAAAGTCGCAGTCGACTCAATGGCACGAATCGATGCCGTGCGCCCGCTATTTGCATCCAGGACCAGAGACATCTCACCAAATGACTCGCCGGGTCCAAGCTTTACTAGAGAAACCGACCGGCCAGCACTCTTGCGAAATACCTCAACCTTTCCAGACAGAATGATATGCATCTGTCGGCCAGATTGTCCTTCCGTGAAAATCATGCTCCCTGCCTCGTAGGTACTACCGACAGTCTGCGTGAGAAAATCATCGAGATCGCCAGGGCCGAATCCCTCGAAAATACGGACTTCCGCTAAAAGTTTAAGAATGGTTGTGTTTTTCATGTTTTAACCGTCTGCGCAGGGCTCGGATCGATACTCGTACGGAGGGCTACTCTGGAAACAATCGGTTTTTATGTGGAACTCCAGGCCGAGAATCGGCCGAAAAAAATGGGCACCGGCCACGGTGCCCATTTCGATTACGACTTTTTTATTACTTGGCGTGTCACGAAGAATTACGATTTTATTCCGCCTGTTACGGATTCATAATCGCAAAACAGCCACTTCAACCGGCGAAGTTCCTCTCAGCAAAGTCCCAGTTGGCCAGGGAGGTCAGGAAAGTCTCGACATACTTGGGCCGCAGGTTGCGGTAATCGATGTAGTAGGCGTGTTCCCACACATCGATGGTCAGCAGGGGCCTGCCCTCGCCGCTCTTGATGGGGGTACCTGCGGCGCCGGTGTTCACGATGTCCACGGAGCCGTCGTCCTTTTTCACCAGCCAAGTCCAGCCGGAACCGAAGTTGCCCACGGCGGAGGTCTGGAAGGCCTTCTTGAATTCATCGAAGGAACCCCACTTCTTGTTGATGGCTTCCAGCAGGGCGCCGCCGGGAGTGCCGCCGCCAGCGGGCTTCATGGAATTCCACAGGAAGGTGTGGTTCCAGACCTGGGCAGCGTTGTTGTAGACGCCGCCGGCCGGGGCCTTCTTGACGATGGCTTCCAGGTCCAGGCTCTCGAACTCGGTGCCCTTGATCAGGTTGTTCAGGTTGGTCACGTAGGCCTGGTGATGCTTGCCATAGTGGTACTCGATGGTTTCCTTGGAAATGTGGGGCGCCAGGGCATCCTGAGCATAGGGCAGCGCGGGAAGGGTATGTTCCATGGTTTTATTCTCCTGTAGGTGTTGGGGATACTGAAAGGCAGACTATTTTAGTCGGATATCACTGCCGGCACAATCATTCTATATGCTCGATGCGTCCCCGTGCCCCACCCCGGGCGAAACTCAGCACGATGACATCCTCGGGGTGCAGTTGATTGCTGTCGGTAACGACATGGCCCAGGGCATCCCGCACGATGCTGTAGCCCCGGGCCAGGGTGGCTTCCGGATTGAGTGCCCCCAGGGTGACCTCCAGCCGCTCCAGAGCATGGCGCCGACGGTTCATCAAGCCTTGGGCGGCCCCCAGCAGACCTTGTCTGGCCAGGGCCAGATGCCCTCCCAAACGAACCGGGGCCGGGCGCTGACGGGACAAACCCAGGGCCAGCTGAGACAAATGGGATTCCTCCCGACGCAGGCGACGGGCCACGGCCGCCGTCAGGCGGGTCTGGAGATGGGCCAGGTGCCGGCGGGAGCGCTCCAGGCGCTGGGCCGGGTGAAGTAGCCGTCCGGCCAGCAGATCCAGCTTCTGCATCCGCGCCTCCAGTTGCCGGCGCAGCAGGTGGCCCAGGGTGTCGGCCAGATCATGCAGCTCGTCCCGGGCCGCAAACCAGCCAGCGCTGGCCAGTTCCGCCGCCGCCGTGGGCGTGGCGGCCCGCTGGTCGGCAGCGAAATCGGCAATGGTGAAGTCGGTCTCGTGGCCCACCCCGCTGATCACCGGCATGGGCGCCGCGACGATGGCTCGTGCCACGGTTTCCTCGTTGAAGGCCCAGAGATCCTCGATGCTGCCTCCGCCCCGGGCCAGCAGCAGCAGATCGCATTCCCGGCGGACGCTGGCGCTGGCAATGGCCTGGGCCACGGCGGAAGCGGCCCCCGCGCCCTGGACCAAGGTGGGATAGATGATCACCGGCAGATGGGGCGCCCGCCGCGCCAGGGTGGCCAGGATGTCATGCAACGCAGCGCCCCTGGAGGAAGTGACTACCCCCAGGGCACGGGGAAAGCGGGGCAGGGTCCGCTTGCGGTCGGCGGCGAACAGGCCCTCCCGCTCCAGTTTTTCCTTGAGCCGGGCGAAGGCTTCGAAAAGAGCCCCCTGGCCGCTGCGGCGCAGGGCTTCCACGTTCAACTGGAAATCTCCCCGGGGCTCGTAGAGGCCCACCAGGACCTGGGCTTCCACCTGCTGGCCATTCTCCAGGCGCCAGGGCAGGGTCTGGGCCCGGGAACGGAACATCACGCAGCGAACCTGGGCACTGTCATCCTTGAGGGAAAAATAGACATGACCGGAAGCGGCCCGGGTCAGGTTCGACACTTCGCCGGCCACCCAGAGCAGGGGAATCTGGCTCTCCAGGGCCTGGCGGGCCAGGCGGTTGAGCTGACTGACAGTGAGGGGAGATGGCGTCATGGGAATGGGGAAAGCGGGCGTGTCGGCATTGTATTTCATCCCCAACGGAGCCCCGCCCCTGGCCGACGGCGACCGTGAAACATGCGCCATTACCATGCCGATTCGTTAAACCATTGAATTTTCGTGGCCCGAAAAAACTGACCGGAATCGTTCGCGCTAAAAAATCTCCAGTCAGAAAGCCAGTTTAGGCGATTCATAACAGCGCTATTCACACTCTTATCCACAGATTTTGTGGATAAAGCTTGGGGGCCTGAATGATGATGCTTCCCCTGCCGATTTTCCCCATGAGTGCCTCCCTGATTTCCCTGCCTGCCGCCCAAGTCGTCGGTGCCCTGCGTGAGGTACTGGACAGCGACCTGGTGGCCCGTGGCGCAGCCCAGGGTCTGCAACTGCTGGGGCCGGTAGATGGATTCTGGCGGGAGCTGCCCCCCCTGGATCTGAGCCGCATGGCCCAGGCCGGCAACCCCATGGCCCAGGCGGAACTGGCCTGGCGCCATGCCGCTGGCGCGGGCGCCAGCCGCTCCTATGCCCAGGCCCTCCACTGGGCCAGCCGCAGCGCCGAGCAGCAGTGCGGCGCCGGGGAGGCGGTGCTGGGCTGGCTGCTCTATCACGGCCGCGGTCTACCCCAGGATGCCGGCGAGGCGGTGCGCCTGTTCGAATCGGCCACGGCCAGGAACGACACCCGGGGCATGACCTGGCTGGCCCTGTGCCTGCTGCGGGGCGATGGCATCGCACCGGACCCCATACGGGGACGGGAACTGCTGGAAGCCGCCGCCTGGCGTGAAAGCCGGGATGCCCAATACTGGCTGGGACGCATGCTGTATTCCGGCGAGGGCTTGCCCCAGGACCCCCAGGGCGCCGCCCGCTGGCTGGCCCGGGCGGCGGACCAGGGGGACCCGGCGGCCACCGATCTGCTGGGACGTTGCCGCTTCTTCGGCCGGGGTCTGGCCGAGGATCGGGCCGAGGCGGCACGACTGTGGCGCATCGCCGCCGAACAGCAGATACCCAGCGCCATGTACTGCCTGGGCCTGTGCCTCTATGCGGGGCAGGGCCTGCCCCAGAACCATGGCGAGGCGGTGCGCTGGTTTGCCGAGGCGGCCAGGCGACAGATCACCGGCGCCATGTATTTTCTCGGCTACTGCCACAGCCATGGCTGTGGCGTGGAACAGGACGGTGACCTGGGTATCGCCTGGTACCGGCGCGCCGCCAATCGGGGCCACCGGGAAGCCCAGTTCGAACTGGGGGAGAGTCATGCCTTCGGCCGTGAGCTGGCCCAGGACATGGTCGAGGCGGTGCGCTGGTACCGGGCCGCGGCCCGCCAGGGCCACGCCCGGGCCCAGATCAAGCTGGGCCATTGCTACCGATGGGGAGACGGTGTCAGCGAGAGCAAGGATCTGGCGGCAACCTGGTACGCCCGGGCCGCTGCGGCCGGGGATGCCTCGGCCCAAGTCTGGCTGGGGGACTGCCACGAACATGGCGAAGGGGTGCCCGCGGATCGGGTCACCGCCGTGGAGCATTACCGGGCCGCCGCCGCCAGCGGCGATGCCCACGCCCAGGCCGAGCTGGGCCGCTGTTATCTCAACGGCATCGGGGTCCATACCAATCTGGCGCGGGGCGAGGAGTTGCTGCGACTGGCGGCCGAGGCAGGCTGGAGGCCGGCCCTGGGGGAGCTGGAACGCTACTGGTTCGCCCGGGCCGAAGCCTTCATGCAGGGACGGGGCGTGCCCCGGGACGAAAGCAAGGCGGCGGCTCTCTACCGCAAGGCCGGGGAACTGGGGCACCGGCGGGCCGCCTACATGATGGGCGAGTGCTATCGGGATGGTCATGGCGTGCCCCGGGACTACGCCCAGGCCATGACCTGGTATCGGCAG from the Denitratisoma oestradiolicum genome contains:
- a CDS encoding amidohydrolase; translated protein: MKRKLAIVAMTLVLLVIAVAALLFWQTILPQPPQRQLFLNGVVLTMDPADRVVSALAVEGERIVAVGDSDDLKARYGKDAVIHDLAGKALLPGFVDAHGHFPASGLAVIGVDLNSPPIGTLETMAQLQARMGAKAAETAKGKWVFGFGYDDTLLAERRHPTRQDLDAISTEHPIYVWHISGHMGVANSRALALAGIGPGSPNPPGGVIVRDARGEATGLVQENSAIEMQKLAMQIGPLDFVRMVRQAAAEYAAQGITTAQNGATDRRSAQGLAWASRFGLIPMRLELWPMWNSLGPELRDGKLKAVDYDTDRLHLGAVKFFSDGSIQGYTGFLGHPYHVPYHGDAEYRGFPTMDQKQLVEEIGRYHRAGIQLAIHSNGDAAIDNVLDAIETAQQETTRPDIRHILVHAQTARLDQLDRMARLSVIPSFFSAHTYYWGDRHRDIFLGPERAANISPTRWAKQKGLRFSVHLDTPVAPMNPRLLLWSTVNRLSSSGQPIGPEQRLTVMEALRAMTIDAAWQIHQENRIGSLEPGKLADMVVLSDDPRKRPEALRNLKVDATLVGGVTIFPREL
- a CDS encoding PadR family transcriptional regulator, coding for MKPSADRARLTPTSYTLLGLLARRPWSAYELNKYMQLSALRRIWPRAESRIYEEPKKLVALRLAALTEEYQGARRRSVYRITAAGRRALSAWFAEPGADLVYEYEPLVKILNGDHCDNSALVALVEEVRRHARDEARQVIAACEQILAEGWRIPETAEHNGLIIGFIRENIEARLRWADAAEKRLGERQRGRSETAEGRARRWYREEIELLRALT
- a CDS encoding cyclic nucleotide-binding domain-containing protein, whose translation is MKNTTILKLLAEVRIFEGFGPGDLDDFLTQTVGSTYEAGSMIFTEGQSGRQMHIILSGKVEVFRKSAGRSVSLVKLGPGESFGEMSLVLDANSGRTASIRAIESTATLRIDYESLVRIPRVSAQLYRNISRTLATRLKISTDLVVFQVQHGGDVSPSATLTKPRPKAVTKIVKD
- a CDS encoding superoxide dismutase, whose protein sequence is MEHTLPALPYAQDALAPHISKETIEYHYGKHHQAYVTNLNNLIKGTEFESLDLEAIVKKAPAGGVYNNAAQVWNHTFLWNSMKPAGGGTPGGALLEAINKKWGSFDEFKKAFQTSAVGNFGSGWTWLVKKDDGSVDIVNTGAAGTPIKSGEGRPLLTIDVWEHAYYIDYRNLRPKYVETFLTSLANWDFAERNFAG
- the xseA gene encoding exodeoxyribonuclease VII large subunit; the protein is MKYNADTPAFPIPMTPSPLTVSQLNRLARQALESQIPLLWVAGEVSNLTRAASGHVYFSLKDDSAQVRCVMFRSRAQTLPWRLENGQQVEAQVLVGLYEPRGDFQLNVEALRRSGQGALFEAFARLKEKLEREGLFAADRKRTLPRFPRALGVVTSSRGAALHDILATLARRAPHLPVIIYPTLVQGAGAASAVAQAIASASVRRECDLLLLARGGGSIEDLWAFNEETVARAIVAAPMPVISGVGHETDFTIADFAADQRAATPTAAAELASAGWFAARDELHDLADTLGHLLRRQLEARMQKLDLLAGRLLHPAQRLERSRRHLAHLQTRLTAAVARRLRREESHLSQLALGLSRQRPAPVRLGGHLALARQGLLGAAQGLMNRRRHALERLEVTLGALNPEATLARGYSIVRDALGHVVTDSNQLHPEDVIVLSFARGGARGRIEHIE
- a CDS encoding tetratricopeptide repeat protein is translated as MMMLPLPIFPMSASLISLPAAQVVGALREVLDSDLVARGAAQGLQLLGPVDGFWRELPPLDLSRMAQAGNPMAQAELAWRHAAGAGASRSYAQALHWASRSAEQQCGAGEAVLGWLLYHGRGLPQDAGEAVRLFESATARNDTRGMTWLALCLLRGDGIAPDPIRGRELLEAAAWRESRDAQYWLGRMLYSGEGLPQDPQGAARWLARAADQGDPAATDLLGRCRFFGRGLAEDRAEAARLWRIAAEQQIPSAMYCLGLCLYAGQGLPQNHGEAVRWFAEAARRQITGAMYFLGYCHSHGCGVEQDGDLGIAWYRRAANRGHREAQFELGESHAFGRELAQDMVEAVRWYRAAARQGHARAQIKLGHCYRWGDGVSESKDLAATWYARAAAAGDASAQVWLGDCHEHGEGVPADRVTAVEHYRAAAASGDAHAQAELGRCYLNGIGVHTNLARGEELLRLAAEAGWRPALGELERYWFARAEAFMQGRGVPRDESKAAALYRKAGELGHRRAAYMMGECYRDGHGVPRDYAQAMTWYRQAASLFDAKMALGDLYYEGRGVAKNFREAYRWYEQALAQHEDAYVLYCVGFCLLHGQGVKRDPRAALRHLRRAATLGDLNAQFELGSAYYRGEGVTRSPRLALKWLRQAAYHGYEEARTFLARLEQGKHPD